A region from the Mycolicibacterium phlei genome encodes:
- a CDS encoding flavin-containing monooxygenase, protein MAEYSDVLIIGAGISGIGAAYRMQEKNPALTYRVLERRARIGGTWDLHRYPGIRSDSDIITLSYPFEPWTRPENVADGPDIREYLENTARKHGIDRHIVFNTRVLSADWDSDTDTWTVHTEQDGQPVDYQSRFLFFGTGYYNYDEPYRPEFPGLDRFEGPVVHPQHWPEDLDYTGKRLLVIGSGATAISMIPSLTEKAGHVTMLQRSPTYVLSTWRVHPVVQLLRKALPGRAGYWAARVFNTIFTVFVYAFARATPKLARAYIRGYAKRHLPPGYPVDVHFKPHYDPWDQRLCAMLDNDFYDAINAGRLDVVTDRVDHIDANGVVLQSGQRIDADVIITATGIQLQALGGVRLSIDGEEVKPQDRFVYKEHMLEDIPNLAWCIGYINASWTLRADLTARAFARLVHFMDTHGYTHAYPHLGDKPMAEKPAWNINAGYVQRALHALPKSGTRRPWNVRHNYVLDAIDHRFDRIEESMVFGRANSAISV, encoded by the coding sequence ATGGCCGAATATTCCGACGTGCTGATCATCGGGGCCGGGATCTCGGGGATCGGGGCCGCCTACCGCATGCAGGAGAAGAACCCCGCCCTGACCTACCGGGTGCTCGAGCGGCGGGCCCGCATCGGCGGCACGTGGGATCTGCACCGCTACCCGGGCATCCGCTCCGACAGCGACATCATCACGCTGAGCTACCCGTTCGAGCCGTGGACCCGGCCGGAGAACGTCGCTGACGGCCCCGACATCCGGGAGTACCTCGAGAACACCGCGCGCAAGCACGGCATCGACCGCCACATCGTGTTCAACACCCGTGTGCTGTCGGCGGATTGGGATTCCGACACCGACACCTGGACCGTGCACACCGAACAGGACGGCCAACCGGTCGACTACCAGTCACGGTTCCTGTTCTTCGGCACCGGCTACTACAACTACGACGAGCCCTACCGCCCCGAGTTCCCGGGCCTGGACCGGTTCGAGGGCCCGGTGGTGCACCCGCAGCACTGGCCGGAGGACCTGGACTACACCGGCAAGCGGCTGCTGGTGATCGGCAGCGGTGCCACCGCGATCAGCATGATCCCGTCGCTGACCGAGAAGGCCGGACACGTGACGATGCTGCAGCGGTCGCCGACGTACGTGCTGTCGACGTGGCGGGTGCACCCGGTGGTGCAGCTGCTGCGCAAGGCGCTGCCGGGCCGCGCCGGCTACTGGGCCGCGCGGGTCTTCAACACGATCTTCACGGTGTTCGTGTACGCGTTCGCGCGGGCGACACCGAAGTTGGCCCGCGCCTACATCCGTGGCTACGCCAAACGCCATCTGCCGCCGGGCTACCCCGTCGACGTGCACTTCAAGCCGCACTACGACCCGTGGGATCAGCGGCTGTGCGCGATGCTGGACAACGACTTCTACGACGCGATCAACGCGGGCCGCCTCGATGTGGTCACCGACCGGGTCGACCACATCGACGCCAACGGCGTTGTGCTGCAGTCCGGTCAGCGCATCGACGCCGACGTGATCATCACCGCCACCGGCATCCAGCTGCAGGCCCTGGGCGGGGTGCGGCTGAGCATCGACGGCGAGGAGGTCAAACCGCAGGACCGGTTCGTCTACAAGGAGCACATGCTCGAGGACATCCCGAACCTGGCCTGGTGCATCGGCTACATCAACGCGTCGTGGACGCTGCGCGCGGACCTGACCGCCCGTGCGTTCGCCCGGCTCGTGCACTTCATGGACACGCACGGCTACACGCACGCCTACCCGCATCTCGGCGACAAGCCGATGGCCGAGAAGCCGGCGTGGAACATCAACGCCGGTTATGTGCAGCGCGCGTTGCACGCACTGCCGAAGTCGGGGACACGGCGGCCGTGGAACGTGCGGCACAACTACGTGCTCGACGCGATCGACCACCGCTTCGACCGGATCGAGGAGTCGATGGTGTTCGGCCGGGCCAACTCTGCGATTTCGGTGTAG
- a CDS encoding phosphotransferase family protein, which yields MTTDPAAEPVVEDISRLEVSSRDLSSLPTVLSRWLSTVLPSGATPEITVESGVDANGMSSETIILTGQWSEDGEPRTQKWVARVAPTPGDVPVFSEYRMDHQFDVIRLVQEKTNVPVPRVRWLEPTGEVLGSPFFLMDYIDGRVPPDVMPYTFGGNWFADSPAQQRRELQDNTVAVLAELHSIPDPTTTFGFLDNGSDPNALRRNLNWLQDWYRFAVPDIGRSPLVERALDWLEANWPADVAATDPVLVWGDARVGNVLYDGYRPAAVLDWEMATLGPREMDVAWMIFAHNVFQELAGLAGLPGLPDFMREEDVKATYTARTGVELGDLHWFYVYSGVIWACVFMRTSARRVRFEEMEKPDNVESLFYHGSLLKRLIGEDA from the coding sequence GTGACCACTGATCCGGCTGCCGAACCCGTTGTCGAAGACATCAGCCGCCTTGAAGTTTCCAGTCGCGATCTGAGTTCTCTGCCCACAGTGCTGTCACGATGGCTGTCAACCGTCCTCCCCAGCGGTGCAACCCCCGAAATTACCGTCGAAAGCGGCGTCGACGCCAACGGTATGTCATCGGAGACGATCATCCTGACAGGTCAGTGGTCCGAGGACGGTGAGCCACGCACGCAGAAGTGGGTGGCGCGGGTCGCCCCGACCCCCGGAGACGTCCCGGTGTTCTCCGAGTACCGGATGGATCACCAGTTCGACGTGATCCGCCTGGTGCAGGAGAAAACCAACGTGCCGGTTCCCCGGGTGCGCTGGCTGGAACCCACCGGCGAGGTGCTGGGCAGCCCGTTCTTCCTGATGGACTACATCGACGGTCGGGTGCCGCCCGACGTCATGCCGTACACGTTCGGCGGCAACTGGTTTGCCGACTCCCCCGCCCAGCAACGTCGCGAGCTGCAGGACAACACGGTCGCGGTGCTGGCCGAGCTGCACTCCATCCCGGACCCGACGACGACGTTCGGCTTCCTCGACAACGGGTCGGACCCGAACGCGCTGCGCCGCAACCTGAACTGGCTGCAGGACTGGTACCGGTTCGCGGTTCCAGACATCGGCCGCTCCCCGCTGGTCGAACGCGCCCTGGACTGGCTCGAGGCCAACTGGCCCGCCGACGTCGCGGCCACCGACCCCGTGCTGGTGTGGGGCGACGCGCGGGTCGGCAACGTGCTCTACGACGGGTACCGGCCGGCCGCCGTACTCGACTGGGAAATGGCCACGCTCGGGCCGCGGGAGATGGACGTCGCGTGGATGATATTTGCGCACAACGTTTTCCAGGAACTCGCCGGTCTGGCCGGGCTGCCCGGGCTGCCGGACTTCATGCGCGAGGAGGACGTCAAGGCCACCTACACCGCGCGCACCGGCGTCGAACTCGGTGACCTGCACTGGTTCTACGTGTACTCCGGCGTCATCTGGGCGTGCGTGTTCATGCGGACCAGCGCACGGCGGGTGCGGTTCGAGGAGATGGAGAAACCCGACAACGTGGAGTCGCTGTTCTACCACGGCTCGCTGCTGAAACGACTCATCGGAGAGGACGCCTGA
- a CDS encoding TetR/AcrR family transcriptional regulator has product MKPDSSGDDKTRLRAERSAPAAGRPRDPRIDAAILQATADLLVEIGYANLTMAAVAERAGTTKTALYRRWSSKAELVHEAAFPAVPSAIETEPGDIAADIRAMVAATRDVFMSPVVHAALPGLISDLVIDLDLNARVQSRFTEVFGAVHTRLSDAVERGEVNSDVDPTRLVELIGGSTLLRILLAPDQPLDDDWVDQTTAILVNGVLR; this is encoded by the coding sequence ATGAAACCAGACTCGTCGGGTGATGACAAGACCCGGTTGCGTGCGGAGCGGTCGGCCCCGGCGGCCGGACGGCCCCGCGATCCGCGTATAGACGCTGCCATATTGCAGGCCACCGCGGATCTGCTTGTCGAAATCGGCTACGCGAATCTGACGATGGCGGCGGTCGCCGAGCGGGCCGGCACCACCAAGACCGCGCTCTACCGGCGCTGGTCGAGCAAGGCCGAGCTGGTGCACGAGGCGGCGTTTCCCGCCGTGCCCAGCGCGATCGAGACCGAGCCCGGCGACATCGCCGCCGACATCCGCGCGATGGTGGCCGCCACCCGCGACGTGTTCATGAGCCCGGTGGTGCACGCGGCGTTGCCCGGGCTGATCTCCGATCTGGTGATCGATCTCGATCTGAACGCGCGGGTGCAGTCGCGGTTCACCGAGGTGTTCGGCGCGGTGCACACCCGGCTGTCCGACGCCGTCGAGCGCGGTGAGGTGAACTCCGACGTCGACCCCACCCGGCTGGTCGAGCTGATCGGCGGGTCGACGCTGCTGCGGATTCTGCTGGCCCCGGACCAGCCGCTCGACGACGACTGGGTGGACCAGACCACCGCGATCCTGGTCAACGGCGTCCTGCGCTAG
- a CDS encoding enoyl-CoA hydratase produces MTDLVLVADVGPVRVLTLNRPESRNALSRALIRESYTALTEADADESVRAVVLTGADPAFCAGVDLKEAQANGTAYFEEFQTHDCIAAPGEMGTPIIGAINGATFTGGLEMALGCDFLIASERAVFADTHARVGILPGGGMTARLPLVVGHAMARRLSMTGEVVDAARAERIGLVTEVVAHERLLPRAVELATQIAEVPGPVMRGLKEIYTTGTAPVLDPALAAEKRIAFAQERDFEGLGDRFTAVTQRNKSQI; encoded by the coding sequence ATGACCGACCTTGTCCTCGTCGCCGACGTCGGCCCCGTGCGGGTGCTGACACTGAACCGCCCTGAGTCGCGGAACGCGTTGAGCCGCGCCCTGATTCGCGAGTCCTACACCGCGCTCACCGAGGCCGACGCCGACGAGTCGGTGCGCGCCGTCGTACTGACCGGCGCCGACCCGGCGTTCTGCGCGGGAGTCGACCTCAAAGAAGCCCAGGCCAACGGCACGGCGTACTTCGAGGAGTTCCAGACCCACGACTGCATCGCCGCGCCGGGTGAGATGGGCACCCCGATCATCGGCGCGATCAACGGCGCGACGTTCACCGGCGGGCTGGAGATGGCGCTGGGCTGCGATTTCCTGATCGCCTCGGAGCGGGCGGTGTTCGCCGACACCCACGCCCGCGTCGGCATCCTGCCCGGCGGCGGGATGACCGCGCGACTGCCGCTGGTGGTGGGCCATGCGATGGCACGCAGGCTGTCGATGACCGGCGAGGTGGTCGACGCCGCCCGCGCCGAGCGGATCGGCCTGGTGACCGAGGTCGTCGCGCATGAGCGCCTGCTACCGCGGGCGGTGGAGCTGGCCACGCAGATCGCCGAGGTGCCGGGGCCCGTCATGCGCGGGCTCAAGGAGATCTACACGACGGGCACCGCCCCGGTGCTCGACCCCGCGCTGGCCGCCGAGAAGCGGATCGCGTTCGCCCAGGAGCGCGATTTCGAGGGTCTCGGCGACCGGTTCACCGCCGTCACCCAGCGCAACAAGAGCCAGATCTGA
- a CDS encoding FAD-dependent oxidoreductase, whose amino-acid sequence MEQTDVLVVGAGPTGLATACALLLQGVRVRVIDKADGPATTSRANFLHARGSEVLDRLGALGDLPARSVRAMSIVTYLGGEPIMRIRFGDPGMRTAAPPMVISQAAVEAQLRDRFAQLGGEIRWSTVLDRIRQDEDAVTARLGGGEEVHAGWLVGCDGAGSATRNAVGIGFPGVKLTERFLLADLRLGWDLDRSGTTGWIHPDGMIGAMPMPGGLWRIIAYDPGLTADKPTPGDIRARLVRIIPERTGLDAEILGSEWLSVFSVHRRLATTYRRGRVLIAGDAAHTHAPFGGQGMLTGLGDAENVAWKLALVVSGRADHRLLDTYEAERRPLATEVLRDTSALTKVNVAQTPVGRFVRDRLLVPVMSVAAVQRWVTYRTSQLWVSYRRGPLGGRALRRPRPGDRVSGVAGAELAGRWGMLRFDDELANIAREFLGNHISAVDRRGSGDALLIRPDGHLAWRGRDPDKLRGWLQRALTTGVAR is encoded by the coding sequence ATGGAGCAAACCGACGTTCTCGTGGTCGGGGCCGGCCCCACCGGACTCGCCACCGCGTGTGCCCTGCTGCTGCAGGGTGTCCGAGTCCGGGTGATCGACAAGGCCGACGGGCCCGCCACCACGTCGCGCGCCAACTTCCTGCACGCCCGCGGGTCCGAAGTGCTGGACCGGCTCGGCGCGCTCGGCGATCTGCCCGCTCGCTCCGTGCGCGCCATGAGCATCGTCACCTACCTCGGCGGCGAGCCGATCATGCGGATCCGGTTCGGTGACCCCGGCATGCGCACCGCCGCACCGCCCATGGTCATCTCGCAGGCCGCCGTCGAGGCGCAACTGCGCGACCGATTCGCCCAGCTGGGTGGTGAGATCCGTTGGAGCACAGTACTTGACCGGATACGGCAGGACGAAGACGCGGTCACCGCACGCCTCGGCGGGGGAGAGGAAGTGCACGCGGGCTGGCTGGTCGGCTGCGACGGCGCGGGCAGCGCCACGCGCAACGCGGTCGGCATCGGCTTCCCCGGCGTCAAGCTCACCGAGCGGTTTCTGCTCGCCGACCTTCGTCTCGGCTGGGACCTGGACCGATCCGGCACGACCGGATGGATTCATCCTGACGGCATGATCGGGGCGATGCCGATGCCGGGCGGACTGTGGCGCATCATCGCCTACGACCCCGGGCTCACGGCCGACAAACCCACGCCCGGGGACATCCGCGCGCGACTGGTCCGCATCATCCCGGAACGCACCGGACTCGACGCCGAGATCCTGGGCAGCGAGTGGTTGTCGGTGTTCAGCGTGCACCGCCGGTTGGCGACGACGTACCGGCGCGGCCGCGTTCTCATCGCCGGCGACGCGGCCCACACGCACGCCCCGTTCGGTGGTCAGGGCATGCTGACCGGGTTGGGCGACGCCGAGAACGTGGCGTGGAAACTCGCGCTCGTGGTCTCGGGGCGCGCCGACCACCGCCTCCTCGACACCTACGAGGCCGAGCGACGCCCGCTGGCCACCGAGGTCCTGCGCGATACCAGCGCCCTCACGAAAGTCAATGTGGCGCAGACACCTGTCGGCAGGTTCGTCCGCGATCGCCTTCTGGTCCCCGTGATGAGCGTCGCGGCGGTCCAGCGCTGGGTCACCTACCGCACCTCGCAGCTGTGGGTGTCCTACCGGCGCGGCCCGCTGGGCGGACGGGCGTTACGCAGGCCCCGGCCCGGCGACCGGGTGTCAGGCGTGGCCGGCGCCGAATTGGCGGGTCGATGGGGGATGCTCCGGTTCGACGACGAGTTGGCAAACATTGCACGGGAATTCCTCGGCAATCACATCTCGGCCGTCGACCGACGTGGCAGCGGCGACGCCCTCCTCATCCGACCCGACGGCCACCTCGCCTGGCGCGGACGCGACCCGGACAAGCTGCGCGGCTGGCTGCAGCGCGCCCTGACGACCGGAGTCGCGCGTTGA
- a CDS encoding TetR/AcrR family transcriptional regulator — translation MTTPTRGRPRSQAAHTAILRAALDLFIERGIEGMSIEQVARRSGVGKPTIYRRWPDKDALVADAIEAHVGTEIDWPTAEEIAAVAPEALVRRNLAAAARTAADPRFRGLVAQVYGSAVSHPQLMQVYWDRYVMPRRELTKAMLRRVRRDLDTDLDVIIDMLAGAVTYRILQPNPPTERQMRRYLEALYRNAGLLPG, via the coding sequence TTGACGACGCCGACTCGCGGCCGGCCCCGCAGTCAGGCCGCGCACACCGCGATCCTGCGGGCCGCACTCGACCTGTTCATCGAACGCGGCATCGAGGGGATGAGCATCGAACAGGTCGCCAGGCGGTCCGGCGTCGGCAAGCCCACCATCTACCGCCGCTGGCCGGACAAGGATGCCCTGGTCGCCGACGCGATCGAGGCCCACGTCGGCACCGAGATCGACTGGCCGACAGCCGAGGAGATCGCCGCCGTCGCACCCGAGGCCCTCGTTCGCCGCAACCTCGCCGCCGCCGCCCGCACGGCAGCGGATCCGCGGTTTCGCGGGCTCGTCGCACAGGTCTACGGCTCGGCGGTCAGCCACCCGCAGTTGATGCAGGTCTACTGGGACCGCTACGTGATGCCGCGCCGCGAACTGACCAAAGCGATGCTCCGCCGGGTCCGCCGCGACCTCGACACCGACCTCGACGTCATCATCGACATGCTCGCCGGAGCCGTGACATACCGGATCCTGCAACCGAACCCGCCGACCGAGCGGCAGATGCGCCGCTATCTGGAGGCCCTATACCGGAATGCCGGGTTGTTACCGGGCTAG
- the nuoN gene encoding NADH-quinone oxidoreductase subunit NuoN — translation MLIVFGAAIVGVLVEALLPRQLRYAAQLVVGFAGLAGALIAVVLLARDLHGTEGRSAVMGAVAVDSPALFLQGTILLIGVLGILLIAEREIPARAGGDGGRRGLDGFTPQASVVPGSVAAQVATKAANIQTEVFPLTMFAIGGMLLFPASDDLLTMFIALEVLSLPLYLLCGLARRRRLLSQEAALKYFLLGAFSSAFFLYGVAMLYGYAGTFELSGIAEAVRTGSGSTSLALLGTGVLLVGVLFKVGAVPFHSWIPDVYQGAPTSITAFMAAATKIAAFGAMLRVFYVAVPGLRDDWRPVLWAIAILTMVVGTVTAVTQVDVKRMLAYSAVAHTGFIMTGLIAANDAGVSSTLFYLFAYGFSTVGAFAVVGLVRDAAGEEDTALQRWAGLGRRYPVVGVVFSLFLLAFAGIPLTSGFVSKFAVFKAAGEGGAIPLVVVGVVASAIAAYFYVRVIVVMFFTDPPEDAPVVVTPSLLSGAAVALSAAVTFVLGALPQPLLDLANNADQFLAR, via the coding sequence ATGCTGATCGTCTTCGGGGCGGCCATCGTCGGTGTTCTCGTCGAAGCACTGCTGCCCCGGCAGCTCCGTTACGCCGCCCAGCTGGTGGTCGGCTTCGCCGGGCTGGCCGGCGCGCTGATCGCGGTGGTGCTGCTGGCCCGTGACCTGCACGGCACCGAGGGCCGCTCGGCGGTGATGGGCGCCGTCGCCGTCGACAGCCCCGCGCTGTTCCTGCAGGGCACCATCCTGCTGATCGGGGTGCTCGGCATCCTGCTGATCGCCGAACGCGAGATCCCGGCGCGCGCAGGCGGAGACGGCGGCCGTCGGGGTCTGGACGGGTTCACCCCGCAGGCCTCGGTGGTGCCCGGCAGCGTCGCCGCACAGGTGGCCACCAAGGCCGCCAACATCCAGACCGAGGTGTTCCCGCTGACAATGTTCGCGATCGGCGGGATGCTGCTGTTCCCGGCGTCCGACGATCTGCTGACGATGTTCATCGCGCTGGAGGTGCTGTCGCTGCCGCTGTATCTGCTGTGCGGGCTGGCGCGGCGGCGCCGACTGCTGTCGCAGGAGGCGGCGCTGAAGTACTTCCTGCTGGGCGCGTTCTCGTCGGCGTTCTTCCTGTACGGCGTCGCGATGCTGTACGGGTACGCGGGCACGTTCGAGCTGTCCGGGATCGCCGAGGCGGTGCGGACCGGGTCGGGTTCGACGTCGCTGGCGCTGCTCGGTACCGGTGTGCTGCTGGTCGGCGTGCTGTTCAAGGTCGGCGCGGTGCCGTTCCACTCCTGGATTCCCGACGTGTATCAGGGTGCGCCGACGTCGATCACGGCGTTCATGGCGGCGGCGACGAAGATCGCCGCGTTCGGCGCGATGCTTCGGGTGTTCTACGTGGCGGTGCCTGGACTGCGCGACGACTGGCGGCCGGTGCTGTGGGCGATCGCGATCCTGACGATGGTGGTCGGCACCGTCACCGCGGTGACCCAGGTCGACGTCAAGCGGATGCTGGCGTATTCGGCCGTCGCACACACCGGTTTCATCATGACCGGCCTGATCGCGGCGAACGACGCGGGTGTGTCCTCGACGCTGTTCTACCTGTTCGCCTACGGGTTCAGCACGGTCGGCGCGTTCGCCGTCGTCGGACTGGTGCGCGACGCCGCAGGCGAGGAGGACACCGCGCTGCAGCGGTGGGCAGGCCTGGGTCGGCGGTATCCCGTTGTCGGCGTGGTGTTCTCGCTGTTCCTGCTGGCGTTCGCCGGGATCCCGTTGACGAGCGGGTTCGTCAGCAAGTTCGCGGTGTTCAAGGCCGCCGGCGAGGGTGGTGCGATCCCGCTGGTGGTCGTCGGTGTGGTGGCCAGCGCGATCGCCGCGTACTTCTACGTGCGCGTGATCGTGGTGATGTTCTTCACCGACCCGCCCGAGGACGCGCCGGTGGTGGTGACACCGAGCCTTCTCAGCGGCGCGGCGGTCGCGCTGTCCGCGGCCGTGACGTTCGTGCTGGGCGCGCTGCCGCAGCCGCTGCTGGACCTGGCCAACAACGCCGACCAGTTCCTAGCCCGGTAA
- a CDS encoding NADH-quinone oxidoreductase subunit M: MVSNFPWLTLLWATPTLGAVVTILLPGSQRVLAKWFALAVSIAVLVLTGVVALGFQPGGERYQFVESHRWIPSFGTGYILGVDGIALAIVVLTAVLVPLLIVAGWNDADRLTGLRGRSVQTYLALTLAVEAMVIMSLVSLDILLFYVFFEAMLIPMYFLIGGFGGQNRGKAAVKFLLYNLFGGLIMLAAVIGLYVVTAASDAFSAGTFDFREIVAAVSSGQFALSPAVGNLLFLGFMFAFAVKAPLWPFHRWLPDAAVEATPASAVLMMAVMDKVGTFGMLRYCLQLFPDASMYFQPVVVTLAVIGIVYGAIVAIGQTDVMRLIAYTSISHFGFIILGIFVMTSQGQSGSTLYMVNHGLSTAALFLVAGFLVSRRGTRLINAYGGVQKVAPVLAGTFLVAGLATLSLPGLAPFISEFLVLIGTFTRFPVLAVFATTALVLSAIYILWMYQRMMTGPVTAGNDRVRDLVPRELVVVAPLIALMLVLGVYPKPALDVINPAVDHTLTTIDQPDPVPRFAEGPTP, from the coding sequence ATGGTGAGCAATTTTCCCTGGCTGACCCTGCTGTGGGCGACACCCACGCTCGGCGCGGTGGTGACGATCCTGCTGCCGGGATCGCAACGGGTCCTGGCGAAGTGGTTCGCCCTGGCCGTGTCGATCGCGGTGCTGGTGCTCACCGGCGTGGTGGCGCTCGGCTTCCAGCCCGGCGGCGAGCGGTACCAGTTCGTCGAATCACACCGCTGGATACCGTCGTTCGGCACCGGCTACATCCTGGGCGTCGACGGTATCGCGCTGGCGATCGTCGTGCTGACCGCCGTGCTGGTGCCGCTGCTGATCGTCGCCGGCTGGAACGACGCCGACCGGCTCACCGGTCTGCGCGGACGTTCGGTGCAGACCTACCTGGCACTGACCCTGGCTGTCGAGGCCATGGTCATCATGTCGCTGGTCTCGCTGGACATCCTGCTGTTCTACGTGTTCTTCGAGGCGATGCTGATCCCGATGTACTTCCTCATCGGCGGCTTCGGCGGGCAGAACCGCGGTAAGGCGGCGGTGAAGTTCCTGCTGTACAACCTGTTCGGCGGGCTGATCATGCTGGCCGCGGTGATCGGGCTGTACGTGGTGACCGCTGCCAGCGATGCGTTCAGCGCGGGCACGTTCGACTTCCGCGAGATCGTGGCCGCGGTGTCGTCCGGGCAGTTCGCGCTCAGCCCGGCGGTGGGCAACCTGCTGTTCCTCGGCTTCATGTTCGCGTTCGCGGTCAAGGCGCCGCTGTGGCCGTTTCACCGGTGGCTGCCCGACGCCGCCGTGGAGGCCACCCCGGCCAGCGCCGTGCTGATGATGGCGGTGATGGACAAGGTCGGCACGTTCGGCATGCTGCGCTACTGTCTGCAACTGTTCCCGGACGCCTCGATGTACTTCCAGCCGGTGGTGGTCACGCTGGCGGTGATCGGCATCGTCTACGGCGCGATTGTGGCGATCGGGCAGACCGACGTGATGCGGCTGATCGCCTACACGTCGATCTCGCACTTCGGGTTCATCATCCTGGGCATCTTCGTGATGACCAGCCAGGGTCAGTCCGGGTCGACGCTGTACATGGTCAACCACGGTCTGTCCACCGCGGCGCTGTTCCTGGTCGCCGGATTCCTGGTGTCGCGCAGGGGCACTCGCCTGATCAACGCCTACGGCGGGGTGCAGAAGGTGGCGCCGGTGCTGGCCGGCACCTTCCTGGTGGCCGGACTCGCGACGCTGTCGCTGCCCGGGCTGGCGCCGTTCATCAGCGAATTCCTGGTGCTGATCGGCACATTCACCCGCTTCCCGGTGCTCGCGGTGTTCGCGACGACCGCGCTGGTGCTCTCGGCGATCTACATCCTGTGGATGTACCAGCGGATGATGACCGGGCCGGTCACCGCGGGCAACGATCGCGTCCGCGACCTGGTGCCGCGCGAACTCGTCGTCGTCGCACCGCTGATCGCGCTGATGCTGGTGCTTGGCGTGTATCCCAAGCCCGCGCTCGACGTCATCAACCCCGCGGTGGACCACACGTTGACCACCATCGACCAACCTGACCCCGTACCCCGATTCGCGGAAGGGCCGACACCGTGA